GGGCGGCTGACGGATCATCGATTATACCTTCATCCGTAACCCCTGCGTTAAAGGGCAGAGTGAGTACGAACGAAGCACGTTCGTGCTAACTAGGGTGGTACCACGGGAATCGACCTCTCGTCCCTAGCTGTGATCGGTGATCGGCTAGCGATGAGAGGTTTTTTGATCAGATCAAGCAGCATGGGAAGCACTGATTAAGTCAGATTTATTGGTAAATCAGCTTCTTTAATACAATTGGAGGTTTAGAGGATGACACAGGATCAGAATCAATCAGCCAAGTACAATCACCGGGTAATCGAACCGAAATGGCAGCGTTACTGGGAAGAGAACAAGACGTTTAAGACCTTGGATGATGACAGCAAGCCGAAGTTCTATGCCCTTGACATGTTCCCTTATCCATCGGGAGCAGGGCTGCACGTCGGCCATCCGGAAGGGTATACGGCTACGGATATCATCGCGCGCCTCAAGCGGGCACAAGGTTATAACGTCCTCCACCCGATGGGCTGGGATGCCTTTGGCCTGCCGGCTGAGCAGCACGCCCTCGAGACCGGACAGCATCCGCGCGATATCACGGTGAAGAATATCAACAATTTCCGCCGTCAGATCAAATCCCTCGGCTTCTCCTACGATTGGGACCGGGAGATCAGCACGACGGATCCGGACTACTACAAATGGACGCAGTGGATCTTCCTGCAGCTCTATAAGCGGGGGCTGGCTTATGTCGCTGAAGTACCGGTGAACTGGTGCCCGGCGCTGGGTACAGTGCTCGCCAACGAAGAGGTCATCGACGGCAAGAGCGAGCGCGGCGGACATCCGGTGATCCGCAAGCCGATGCGCCAGTGGATGCTGAAGATCACTGAGTATGCAGAGCGCTTGCTGGAGGATCTGGAGGAACTGGATTGGCCGGAGAGCATCAAGGAGATGCAGCGCAACTGGATCGGCAAGTCCGAAGGGGCGGAGGTGGACTTTGTCATCGATGGAACGGACAAGGTCCTGAAGGTATTCACGACCAGACCGGATACGCTGTTCGGGGCGACTTACTGTGTCATGGCGCCGGAACACAAGTGGGTGGATGAGATCACCTCTCCGGAGCAGAAGGAAGCGGTGCAAGCCTACAAGGAACAAGCAGCCCGCAAATCCGACCTGGAGCGGACGGATCTTGCCAAGGAGAAGACAGGCGTCTTCACGGGAGCTTATGCGATCAATCCGGTCAACGGCAAGAAAGTTCCGATCTGGATCGCCGACTATGTCCTGGCTGGATACGGGACGGGAGCGATCATGGCGGTGCCAGGCCACGATCAGCGCGACTGGGAATTTGCGACGAAGTACAACCTGCCGATCATCGAGGTCGTAGAGGGCGGGGATCTGTCCAAGGAAGCCTATACCGGCGATGGCATCCACGTCAACTCCGACTTCTTGAACGGCCTTAACAATGAGCAAGCGATTAAGAAGATGATCGAATGGCTGGAAGAGAACGGGAAGGGACGGGCGAAGGTTACTTATAAGCTACGCGACTGGCTGTTCAGCCGCCAGCGCTATTGGGGTGAGCCGATCCCGATCCTGCACCTTGAGGACGGCACGATGAAGCCGCTCGATGAGAGCGAACTGCCTCTGCTCCTGCCGGATGTGGATGAGATCCATCCGTCGGGTACAGGAGAGTCTCCGCTGGCGAATGTGGAGGAATGGGTCAACACCGTCGACCCGGAGACGGGGATGAAGGCTCGGCGCGAGACCAATACGATGCCGCAATGGGCGGGAAGCTGCTGGTACTATATCCGTTTCATCGATCCGCATAACAAGGAGCAGCTCATCGATCCGGAGTTGGCGAAGAAATGGCTGCCTGTCGACCTGTATATCGGCGGTGCAGAGCATGCGGTGCTGCACCTGCTCTATGCGAGGTTCTGGCACAAGGTGCTGTACGACATCGGCGTGGTGCCTACGAAGGAACCGTTCCAGAAGCTCGTGAACCAAGGCATGATCCTCGGCACGAACAATGAGAAGATGAGCAAATCCCGCGGCAACGTCATCAACCCGGATGATATCGTCGAACAATACGGTGCGGATACCCTCCGCATGTACGAGATGTTCATGGGCCCGCTGGAGGCGACGAAGCCGTGGAACGAGAGCGGTGTCGAAGGAACTTACCGCTTCCTGAACCGGGTATGGAGACTTTATGTCGGTGACGACGGTCAGTTGAACCCGAAGATCGGTGATGTGCCGACAGACGAATCCTTCCTGCGCGTATGGCACAAGACGATCAAGAAGGTTACGGAGGATTACGAGAACCTTCGCTTCAACACCGCGATCAGCCAGCTGATGATCTTCGTCAATGAAGCTTACAAAGCCGAGCGTCTGCCGCGCAAAGCGATGGAGGATTTCGTGCAGCTCATCGCACCGGTCACCCCGCATATCGCGGAAGAACTCTGGGAGCGGCTTGGCCACACCGGCGGCATCTCCTATGTACCGTGGCCGCAATACGATGAGAAGTACACCGTTGACGATGAAGTCGAGATCGCGATCCAAGTGAAGGGCAAGATCGTCGACCGCATCAAGATCCCTGCCGACCTTGATGAGCAGGGCATGGAACAAGCAGCCCTGTCCAGCGAAGCGGTGCAGCAAGCGATCAGCGGCAAGACGATCCGCAAGGTCATCGCCGTCAAAGGACGCCTCGTGAACATCGTCACCAATTGACATATGAATATGTAATCTTCACAGCGACCTCACAGGACGGGTTAAGCTTTTTGTCCGTAAAAAAGCGACTCAACTTTGCTGAGGTCGCTGTTGTATTTGGCGTGGGTGGTATGAATCAACTGCTGGAACATCCCATCCAGATACGATTGCATGAGCAGAATCCCCTCGGCGGTGATGCCCCCGGGCACGCAGACTCTCTCCTGCAGGGAAGCAGGCGTGAACCCCTTCTCGGTCAAGAGCTTGGCGGTACCGAGCATCATATCGCTGACGAGGCGGGTGGCCTCCTCCCGCTCGATTCCGGTGATCTCCACGGCAGCATGGACGAATTGCTCAGCAAAAAAACACAGAAAAGCAGGACCGCAGCTGGACAGGTCCGAAGTGATGCGTGTGTGCTGTTCCTCGATGTGATGAGGCGTGCTGATCTTGGAAAACAATGATTCCAGCCATTCGCGGTCACTCGGCAGCATCCGCTCGCTGTACATGCATAAGGCAGCGCCGCTTAATGCGTAGTTTGTGATGCTCGGGATGACCTTCGCGATCTTGCAGGGCAGGAGATCTTCCAGATGTTTGATCAGAACGGGACTGGTAATCGAGACGACGATCTTCTCCGGCGTTGCCCAGGGGGCCAGATCTTCAATGACATGCTTATATTCATGGGGCTTGACGCAGATGAAGATGGTCTTGCACAGGCGGGCGATCTGCCCGTTATCCGCTGCCGCGCGCAGACCGGGGAAACGATCGGCCAAGCGGAGCACCTTATCCAGCGATCGGTTGCCGGCGATGATCTGCTCAGGATCCAAAGCCCCTGATTCGATGAATGCCTCGATGAGGATACTGCCCATGCTGCCGGTTCCGATGAATCCGATCTTCATGTTGAACCCTCCCAGTTAGAGAACTCACATACTTTTACTAAATATATGTACATATAGCTCGGACCTATGAATGATTCTATAATGGTGCAACCAATACAGTCCGTCTCAGGAGTGATGTGATTGATCAGATCAAGCCGAATCCCGTCGTTCCTCTTCTCTCTCTGCCTGCTGCTGGTGCTGGCAGCCGTCGGCTATTGGCTGCTGTCGGAGCTTCTGCCGCCGCCGGCCGGCTGGTCGGATGAAGCCGTATGGCTGCCCGTTGAACGGCGTTTGGCCGAGGAAGAGGTGCAAGAGGAGGACGGCGGCCAGACGACGTTTGCTGAAGGTGAACAGTCAATACCGGAGGTCAGCAGGCGGCAGCCGGCAGGCAAGAGTCCTTCGCCGATCTTGCAGGATGAGCCGCTGGATGAGCAGAAGGATGAGAGGCCGCTTGGCGCTGATCTAGAAGCATGGGCTGACGACGCATCCGATGATTCCACGCTGATTCCGCTCAACACAGCGGACGCGGAGATGCTTCAGCTTCTTCCCGGCATCGGTCCGGCCAAGGCGCAGGCGATCATCGAGCACCGCGATCAGCACGGCGTCTTTACAAGCTTGGATCAGCTGTTGGAAGTGAAGGGTATCGGCG
Above is a genomic segment from Insulibacter thermoxylanivorax containing:
- the comER gene encoding late competence protein ComER, producing the protein MKIGFIGTGSMGSILIEAFIESGALDPEQIIAGNRSLDKVLRLADRFPGLRAAADNGQIARLCKTIFICVKPHEYKHVIEDLAPWATPEKIVVSITSPVLIKHLEDLLPCKIAKVIPSITNYALSGAALCMYSERMLPSDREWLESLFSKISTPHHIEEQHTRITSDLSSCGPAFLCFFAEQFVHAAVEITGIEREEATRLVSDMMLGTAKLLTEKGFTPASLQERVCVPGGITAEGILLMQSYLDGMFQQLIHTTHAKYNSDLSKVESLFYGQKA
- a CDS encoding ComEA family DNA-binding protein — protein: MIRSSRIPSFLFSLCLLLVLAAVGYWLLSELLPPPAGWSDEAVWLPVERRLAEEEVQEEDGGQTTFAEGEQSIPEVSRRQPAGKSPSPILQDEPLDEQKDERPLGADLEAWADDASDDSTLIPLNTADAEMLQLLPGIGPAKAQAIIEHRDQHGVFTSLDQLLEVKGIGEKTLANIKPLLKLD
- the leuS gene encoding leucine--tRNA ligase, with translation MTQDQNQSAKYNHRVIEPKWQRYWEENKTFKTLDDDSKPKFYALDMFPYPSGAGLHVGHPEGYTATDIIARLKRAQGYNVLHPMGWDAFGLPAEQHALETGQHPRDITVKNINNFRRQIKSLGFSYDWDREISTTDPDYYKWTQWIFLQLYKRGLAYVAEVPVNWCPALGTVLANEEVIDGKSERGGHPVIRKPMRQWMLKITEYAERLLEDLEELDWPESIKEMQRNWIGKSEGAEVDFVIDGTDKVLKVFTTRPDTLFGATYCVMAPEHKWVDEITSPEQKEAVQAYKEQAARKSDLERTDLAKEKTGVFTGAYAINPVNGKKVPIWIADYVLAGYGTGAIMAVPGHDQRDWEFATKYNLPIIEVVEGGDLSKEAYTGDGIHVNSDFLNGLNNEQAIKKMIEWLEENGKGRAKVTYKLRDWLFSRQRYWGEPIPILHLEDGTMKPLDESELPLLLPDVDEIHPSGTGESPLANVEEWVNTVDPETGMKARRETNTMPQWAGSCWYYIRFIDPHNKEQLIDPELAKKWLPVDLYIGGAEHAVLHLLYARFWHKVLYDIGVVPTKEPFQKLVNQGMILGTNNEKMSKSRGNVINPDDIVEQYGADTLRMYEMFMGPLEATKPWNESGVEGTYRFLNRVWRLYVGDDGQLNPKIGDVPTDESFLRVWHKTIKKVTEDYENLRFNTAISQLMIFVNEAYKAERLPRKAMEDFVQLIAPVTPHIAEELWERLGHTGGISYVPWPQYDEKYTVDDEVEIAIQVKGKIVDRIKIPADLDEQGMEQAALSSEAVQQAISGKTIRKVIAVKGRLVNIVTN